A region from the Desulfuribacillus alkaliarsenatis genome encodes:
- a CDS encoding AbiJ-NTD4 domain-containing protein → MRFSQRYGYVEVRDVIQHECLDEQTRNQIWNLLSTRLLEGIRRGYISPELDDFSRLLWQHYFKKTYDTIPGDYHELILDLKFYFFTATWYEALDFIEAFPNYYKSNAFVKEVYCKEINTILEKENSAYRFVNTSIVEITNQIEIDTIESAFRLEAKYKSVRIHLETALELLADKENPDYRNSVKESVSAVESMCKILTGDAKATLGKTLDKLESTRNLHTALKESYKKLYGYSSDADGIRHALSDVSTVKYKDAIYMLINCSSFINYLRADL, encoded by the coding sequence ATGAGATTTTCACAAAGGTATGGATATGTAGAAGTAAGAGATGTAATACAACATGAATGTTTAGATGAACAAACACGTAACCAAATATGGAATTTATTATCAACCAGGTTATTAGAAGGTATAAGACGTGGATATATATCTCCAGAGTTAGATGACTTTTCAAGGCTTCTTTGGCAACATTATTTTAAGAAAACTTATGACACTATTCCTGGTGATTATCATGAGTTAATTTTAGATTTGAAATTTTATTTTTTTACGGCAACTTGGTATGAGGCTTTAGATTTCATTGAAGCTTTTCCTAACTACTATAAGTCTAATGCATTTGTTAAAGAGGTGTATTGTAAAGAGATTAATACAATTTTAGAAAAAGAGAACTCAGCTTATAGGTTTGTTAATACAAGTATTGTTGAAATTACTAACCAGATTGAAATAGATACAATTGAAAGTGCATTTAGATTAGAGGCCAAGTATAAATCAGTTAGAATCCATTTGGAAACTGCTTTAGAATTGTTAGCGGATAAAGAAAATCCGGACTATAGGAATTCAGTCAAAGAGTCTGTTTCAGCAGTTGAATCAATGTGCAAGATATTAACTGGTGACGCTAAAGCTACGTTAGGTAAAACTCTGGATAAATTGGAATCCACTCGTAACCTCCATACTGCTTTAAAAGAAAGTTACAAGAAATTGTATGGGTATTCTAGTGATGCCGACGGTATTAGACATGCTTTGTCTGATGTTTCTACAGTGAAATATAAAGATGCAATATATATGCTAATTAATTGCAGTTCATTTATTAACTATCTTAGGGCTGATTTGTAA
- a CDS encoding GTPase: MTEKFEIHEWAVRGNALLERSKAILSSAPSEKVKNISNRIPECVLDNENGITLVFAGQYSAGKSSILKVLTERENIAVGGGITTEITHTYDWNGIKVIDTPGVHTELRPDHDEITYRAIADADLLVFVITNELFDSHLAKHFRKLAIERNKAYEMMLVINKMRRCAKGNCSESQNVIREDIKKVLSPFTPEDLRTSFIDAEAALDSKVEVDSDISKIMWRKSGIDSFTENLNDFVREKGLTGRYSTALYTLEQLLQEALASEAEGDKDVEALEELLLQRRRALIESKDSIPRAVEGEIQQSCSEIRHEGRKISDMINATANQKTVDQELQMSQDRVQQITEQLGHTIQVVIGKHIDDLEKRIDGIANSELAKELLPRLEHRIKEASITPDTMSKMQTASDVSSKLGEFLVRNSFASNSGSMIGLFKLNQYSGTSTHNAVKVIGNFFGKKFKPWEAVKWTRNVANVGRVFVIVGTVLTFALQIKEDADAAQLESDLRESRAAVRLGFNDAAHAIEMHYDKATQTYISSTFSGEIEDVDKQLSELRDMQEVRSNLFENILELLEKTRYLIRDLHSTESKIYNS, translated from the coding sequence ATGACTGAAAAATTTGAAATACATGAATGGGCTGTTCGTGGTAATGCATTACTCGAGCGCTCGAAAGCAATTTTGTCCTCTGCTCCAAGCGAAAAAGTTAAAAATATTTCAAATAGAATACCTGAATGCGTTTTGGACAACGAAAACGGTATAACACTTGTTTTTGCTGGACAATACAGCGCTGGAAAATCTAGCATTTTAAAAGTTTTGACCGAACGAGAAAATATTGCTGTAGGAGGAGGAATAACAACAGAAATAACCCATACGTATGATTGGAACGGTATCAAGGTAATTGATACTCCAGGTGTGCATACAGAGTTAAGGCCAGATCATGATGAAATCACTTATAGGGCTATAGCTGATGCTGACCTATTAGTTTTTGTAATTACAAATGAATTGTTTGATTCTCATCTTGCCAAGCATTTTCGCAAACTAGCAATAGAAAGAAATAAAGCTTATGAAATGATGCTTGTCATTAATAAAATGCGTAGGTGTGCGAAAGGAAACTGCTCTGAATCTCAGAATGTGATTCGAGAAGATATAAAAAAAGTATTAAGTCCATTCACACCTGAAGATCTACGAACATCTTTTATTGATGCTGAAGCAGCCTTGGATAGTAAAGTAGAGGTCGATTCTGACATTTCAAAAATTATGTGGAGAAAAAGTGGAATAGATTCGTTTACTGAAAATTTAAATGATTTTGTTCGCGAAAAAGGCTTAACTGGTCGATATAGCACTGCTTTATATACACTTGAACAACTCCTACAGGAAGCTTTGGCATCCGAAGCAGAAGGTGACAAAGATGTTGAAGCTCTTGAAGAATTGCTCCTACAAAGAAGACGTGCTCTTATTGAATCTAAAGACAGTATTCCACGAGCTGTAGAAGGTGAAATTCAGCAATCTTGTTCAGAGATTCGTCATGAAGGTCGTAAAATTTCTGATATGATCAATGCCACGGCTAACCAAAAAACAGTCGATCAAGAACTTCAGATGTCTCAAGACCGTGTACAGCAGATTACTGAACAATTAGGACATACTATTCAAGTCGTAATCGGTAAACATATAGATGACCTTGAAAAACGTATTGACGGAATTGCTAACAGTGAACTTGCAAAAGAACTGTTACCTAGACTGGAGCATCGAATTAAAGAAGCTTCAATAACACCAGACACCATGTCTAAGATGCAAACGGCATCTGATGTATCCTCGAAACTAGGTGAGTTTTTGGTGAGAAATTCATTTGCTTCCAATTCTGGATCTATGATAGGACTTTTTAAGCTTAATCAATATTCGGGTACTTCGACACATAATGCAGTAAAGGTTATTGGTAACTTCTTTGGGAAGAAGTTTAAGCCATGGGAGGCTGTCAAGTGGACTCGTAATGTTGCAAATGTTGGACGTGTTTTTGTCATAGTTGGAACAGTTCTAACGTTTGCCCTTCAAATAAAAGAGGATGCAGATGCAGCACAGTTAGAATCTGACTTGAGAGAGAGTCGTGCTGCTGTTCGTTTAGGTTTTAATGATGCTGCTCATGCAATTGAAATGCATTATGATAAAGCTACACAAACTTATATTTCCAGTACATTTTCTGGAGAGATAGAAGATGTTGATAAACAACTCTCCGAATTACGCGACATGCAGGAGGTAAGATCCAATTTGTTTGAGAATATTTTGGAGCTATTAGAAAAGACCAGATATCTTATCCGCGACCTTCATTCGACTGAAAGTAAAATATATAATAGTTAA
- a CDS encoding GTPase, translating to MNQKQHDIGAALQECRTAAREGYRIAKDNLQETAKAIQEVSSTLSSSLKSLDNGSVRTPGVVDQLKSQLVGVVSELELLQKSSVQNLNERKKNLDHFSITLFGRTMAGKSTLMEILTRGDGKTIGTGSQRTTRDVRSYSWNGLEVTDVPGVAAFEGSEDEELAFKAATKADLVLFLITDDAPQPAEAECLARVRRLGKPVLGICNVKVGLDDEADLTLFLRNPAKPFDRIRIGQILSQFNHLTDKYIPGKRVPFVVAHLRAQYLAQQKDYEKYRDQLIKASRFSGIENRIIKEVTGRGTFLRVKSFIDGAVTPMMELSELLLEFSEQNSSSGRVLIGKRRQFKDWSDNFKKQGAERLNTQISKLMDTLRSEVPAFAEDNYDSNSAQERWNRIIESIGIKIKIEKLQKVLLDDCKKALSEIARELKSELSLVADLSSDRHIKMDSIFDFKRAWNWGTNILVSGLAIAAVILGSGPLGWAAAAVGAIGWLFSLFFDDRETKVRRAREKLSQRLYEHIDKIEKNLRKGTSEWFHQELLNKQVYVLLQDLGAVTAGLFELADAQRTLAWTLNDRQKVLGKTLIKKVLDHLESANLGDEIVDVARVPGFAVMLLITPSTIFPGEVVAKMEKILGEQVLFVIDTKNQFSILSQAIGKNCDRKKISIEEKIRVAHVPLDDLDATTRSRLRLAQQLTGLHVMR from the coding sequence ATGAATCAAAAACAACATGACATTGGGGCTGCGTTACAAGAATGCAGAACAGCTGCTCGCGAAGGATATAGAATTGCAAAAGACAATCTTCAAGAGACTGCAAAAGCAATTCAGGAGGTTTCGTCAACTCTTTCGAGTTCGCTAAAGTCGCTTGATAATGGTTCTGTTAGAACCCCCGGAGTTGTTGATCAATTAAAGTCTCAGCTCGTAGGTGTTGTGAGTGAGCTTGAATTATTACAGAAATCTTCTGTTCAAAATCTTAATGAAAGAAAAAAAAATTTAGATCATTTTTCCATTACACTATTCGGTCGAACAATGGCGGGAAAGTCTACTTTAATGGAAATTCTCACTCGAGGAGATGGAAAAACCATTGGTACTGGATCACAAAGAACAACAAGGGACGTACGTTCATACTCGTGGAATGGTCTTGAGGTAACGGATGTTCCAGGGGTTGCAGCTTTTGAGGGGTCTGAAGATGAGGAGTTAGCTTTCAAAGCAGCGACTAAGGCTGATTTAGTTCTATTTTTAATAACGGATGACGCTCCACAGCCTGCTGAAGCAGAATGTCTAGCTCGCGTTAGACGTTTAGGCAAGCCTGTCCTTGGCATTTGCAACGTGAAAGTTGGCTTAGATGATGAAGCTGATTTAACTCTTTTCTTAAGAAATCCAGCCAAGCCCTTTGATCGAATACGAATAGGACAAATCCTTTCTCAGTTCAATCATTTAACAGACAAGTATATACCTGGTAAACGAGTTCCGTTTGTTGTTGCTCATCTTCGTGCTCAGTATTTAGCTCAACAGAAGGATTATGAAAAATATCGAGATCAATTAATAAAAGCCAGCAGATTTAGTGGTATAGAAAACAGGATTATTAAAGAGGTTACAGGAAGAGGCACCTTCCTTAGAGTAAAAAGTTTTATTGATGGAGCTGTCACTCCTATGATGGAATTGAGCGAATTGTTGCTTGAATTTAGTGAACAGAATTCAAGTAGTGGGCGTGTTTTGATTGGTAAAAGAAGGCAGTTCAAAGATTGGTCTGATAACTTTAAAAAACAAGGAGCTGAGCGATTAAACACTCAAATTTCAAAGCTTATGGACACATTAAGATCTGAAGTTCCAGCGTTTGCGGAAGATAACTACGATAGCAACTCAGCGCAAGAAAGATGGAATAGAATTATAGAGTCCATAGGAATAAAGATTAAAATCGAGAAGCTACAGAAAGTACTTCTTGATGATTGTAAAAAAGCACTTAGCGAAATTGCTAGAGAGCTAAAATCTGAGCTTTCTTTGGTGGCGGATTTATCAAGCGATCGTCACATAAAGATGGATAGTATCTTTGACTTTAAACGAGCTTGGAATTGGGGAACAAATATTCTGGTTAGTGGACTTGCTATAGCAGCTGTCATACTTGGCAGTGGACCACTTGGGTGGGCTGCGGCTGCCGTTGGCGCTATAGGGTGGTTATTTTCTTTGTTTTTTGATGATCGTGAAACAAAGGTCAGAAGAGCAAGAGAAAAGCTTTCCCAGCGTCTTTATGAACATATTGACAAAATTGAGAAAAATCTAAGAAAAGGTACAAGTGAATGGTTTCATCAAGAACTTCTTAATAAGCAAGTTTATGTTTTGCTTCAAGACTTAGGTGCAGTCACAGCAGGTTTATTTGAATTGGCTGATGCTCAACGAACTCTGGCGTGGACTCTGAATGATCGCCAAAAAGTTTTGGGGAAAACCTTGATAAAGAAAGTTCTTGACCATCTTGAGTCAGCAAATCTCGGAGATGAAATTGTTGATGTGGCAAGGGTGCCTGGGTTTGCAGTAATGTTACTCATTACTCCAAGCACAATTTTCCCAGGTGAAGTTGTCGCAAAGATGGAAAAGATTTTAGGAGAGCAAGTTTTGTTTGTGATTGACACCAAAAATCAATTTTCAATTCTTTCTCAAGCAATTGGTAAGAATTGTGATAGAAAGAAGATTAGTATTGAAGAAAAAATACGCGTTGCCCATGTGCCTTTGGATGATCTTGATGCAACGACAAGATCTCGGTTGCGTTTAGCGCAACAGCTAACTGGACTACATGTAATGAGATAA
- a CDS encoding DUF4083 family protein, producing MAFQLGTAIVQLISLFILGLIVYSIFLVVRYFQKASSKLENIEEKIDRIENQINK from the coding sequence ATGGCTTTTCAATTAGGAACAGCAATAGTACAACTTATTTCTTTATTCATTTTGGGTTTAATAGTTTATAGTATATTTTTAGTTGTACGCTATTTTCAAAAAGCTTCAAGTAAATTAGAAAATATTGAAGAGAAAATTGATAGGATTGAAAATCAAATTAATAAGTAA
- a CDS encoding immunoglobulin-like domain-containing protein, which yields MKRAQKYKLIFAIIFLAIASIGCKSGIEIIEVEDNYYEETDFYAFQSIKYTDVTPFGHPNIDWLRENQLDFSFSMGITKPGEVIGFSGSRILMDITIHIQLFKVDQEYNITDIKDEFIYTSQTPKDRINYSYELPLTENALYLLIVEFIQDEDIKNTLGAFIYVPIQELHAEMKTNKKRYLRNRNVEIEIRNNGPTILEFGRPYTIELLREDKWKEITSTFGFTLEGLQIKPGETYVQPLNTYHLRSGHYRVSKNFRAAGTDLEKTIFAEFTIK from the coding sequence ATGAAAAGAGCGCAAAAATACAAATTAATATTTGCTATTATATTTTTGGCAATAGCTAGTATTGGTTGCAAGTCAGGTATAGAGATAATAGAGGTAGAAGATAATTACTACGAAGAAACAGATTTTTATGCTTTTCAATCAATTAAATATACGGATGTAACGCCTTTTGGTCATCCTAATATTGATTGGCTTAGAGAAAATCAACTAGATTTCAGTTTTTCAATGGGTATAACAAAGCCCGGTGAAGTAATTGGCTTTAGTGGCAGCCGTATTCTAATGGATATAACAATACATATACAATTATTTAAAGTAGATCAAGAATATAATATTACAGACATAAAGGATGAATTTATTTATACTAGTCAGACCCCGAAAGACAGAATAAACTACTCATACGAGCTACCCTTGACAGAAAATGCATTATATTTATTAATTGTAGAATTTATTCAAGATGAAGATATTAAAAACACACTAGGAGCATTCATCTATGTACCCATACAAGAGTTACATGCTGAAATGAAAACGAATAAAAAGAGATATTTAAGAAATAGAAATGTTGAAATTGAAATTAGAAATAATGGACCAACTATTTTAGAGTTTGGAAGACCGTATACAATAGAACTTCTTAGAGAAGATAAGTGGAAAGAGATAACAAGTACGTTTGGCTTTACATTAGAAGGACTACAAATTAAACCTGGTGAAACATACGTTCAACCTCTAAATACCTATCATTTAAGAAGTGGGCACTACCGTGTATCAAAGAATTTTAGAGCTGCTGGTACGGACTTAGAAAAAACAATATTTGCAGAATTTACTATAAAATAA
- a CDS encoding transcriptional regulator, with protein sequence MELNNIPEAFTLPLRLSLISSLVSSEKTFNEIKEITKATDGNISVQLSKLKKWGYIESKKSVIDQKKQTIYSITEFGMNKLEEYVVLLEAIVNRSNETP encoded by the coding sequence ATGGAACTAAATAACATTCCTGAAGCTTTTACTCTACCTTTGAGGTTGTCGTTAATAAGTTCTTTAGTTAGTAGTGAAAAAACCTTTAATGAAATAAAAGAGATTACAAAAGCAACTGATGGTAATATAAGTGTTCAGTTATCAAAGTTAAAAAAATGGGGATATATCGAATCAAAAAAAAGTGTAATCGACCAAAAAAAACAGACTATTTACTCTATCACAGAGTTTGGAATGAACAAATTAGAAGAGTATGTTGTTCTATTAGAAGCTATAGTTAATCGTTCTAATGAAACCCCGTAA